The genome window AGACATCTTGTAGGGGAAGCCGAAGTGGTTTACCAATAGGTCTCAAGGGTGGCCGAATTGCATCCAGAGCCTCAAATAGTGTAACCCCGGATTGGTTGATGACCGAATTATTTTCCTTTAACGTCTTTTTCCATCCCTGAAATGCAATATATTGCTGACAATTGGAACACTTTAGGGCGccactgtgttggagcaaATAGCGCGTCATTTCTAAGAAAACGCCCACCCTGTTTACagctatttttaatttgttgctGAAGAACAACCATAACTTGGGcgaaaatgttgtttctggAACTTTGGAGCAACGCCTTTTACAGAAAAGTTGGTGTCTTGTCATATATTTATCGTCAGTTAGTTAGTAAGTCGGTTTTGTACTACATTCTTTAATTTCCGAAAATTATAGCTTATAACAAAATTGCATTGACACcacttatataaaaaagatgTTCTGAAAACTCCTACTAATCTTAAACATTGTATACAATAATGCGAAATAGTTACGCCCTGATGTACGTTTATAATATTAGTTTATACTTTAAACCACGgcatattttctgatttttcCAACATGTTGTCTCCATGAAAACCAGAAACCGGAAGAATTGGAACCGCTTTTGGATTGTATCCAACCTTTTTAACGTAATCGGAAACTTCCTTGCTGATTTCGGTAAACCTATCCTGAATTAAGAAGATATATCTGCTTGAATAGGCTGCGCTATGATCCATAAATATGCTTGTGTTGTCAATAGCGTACTATATTGTcgtttaatttacttttcaaATTGTTAGTATggtaggataggggaagataagacactttcagcgcataatatccgaaaatcctgatcatgttttaaacaattaacaacggtctatgggagtcttgagcatatagttttataattctttgaatgtttcttgtttactaccacacggggcgagaaaatataggtaaaatgtgtcccaacttcccccatcctactatatactataaAGCTATCATGCAAGTGATTAAGTGTATTTCCACCACATAAAGGCATAATCTGTTTAAGTGTTCTGTTCCTACCTCAGAATACGGAGGTTCAGTGTTATCTATCTTGTTAACTGCTACAATCAGTTGTTTCACACCAAGTGTGTATGCAAGGAGAGCGTGCTCCCTTGTTTGGCCGTTCTTTGATACCCCTGCTTCAAATTCCCCTGTACTTGCTGCAACAATTAAAATTGCGCAATCAGCCTAAAATGAGGAACGTTTTAGATAGATTATATGCATAGCTTAATGttacacaataaaataaaggtGTATAGTgatattataaagttttatgtagttgcatttttttgtgttgtgtTTTGATTTCAACGCAACTTATTATCGACATGTTAACTCATTTTGTTTCGTGTTGCGCGTGCTCACTTTGCATATATGACGCATTACGCACGTATATACACGAcaggtttttttaaacagcgtttcctgttatttctattttactgtGTACGGTTTGTGATTTTCCGTATTTATAAAACGTTTTTACCTTATAGACATTCCTTACCTGGGATGTTCCAGTAATCATGTTTTTGATGAAATCTCGGTGACCAGGTGCATCAATAACCGTGATATAATACctaattgtttcaaacttcCAAAGTGCAATATCAATTGTGATTCCTCTTTCTCGTTCCGCTTTCAGTTTGTCCAACACCCAGGCATACTTGAACGAGCCTTTACCCATCTAGAAAGGCACAGAGAACATTATAATGCTTGTGCATAGCTATCTTGATTAGGGGTAGTTGTATATCAATAGTTTGGTCACAATTGCCGTTGAATATCAACAATCTTTATTCTCGCCATAACGTGAAGGTTACTAACTTATGATTTGATAAAAAGTCGGTTTTATTTGTAagttaatcttgttttaaatgtatttttgctAAATAACTATGCGTAATATTTGTACCACAGGAAATATACAAACCTCTAACGCTTCTTTTTCGAATTTCTCGATCGCTCTTTTATCGATGCCCCCACATTTGTAGATTAGATGACCAGTGGTCGTTGACTTTCCGGAGTCGACGTGGCCTATCACTACAATGTTGATATGAAGTTTTTCCTTAACCATCCTGTACGTAGCGTAACACAGCAAGACCTGCACTAAAGTATAGTTTAACCTACAACAATAACGGATACGAAAAAATCAAGCCCGTTTCAGTTCTTTTTTTTTGCGTGCCGACCCAATGAATGCATGGTTCAGTATTACACTTTAAAACCTTGAACTGTTTGCTTTCCTTTTCCTAACCTCAAATTCAGCGCCTTTCCTGAACAGAGTTCCGCGTATTCGAAATATTAAAGGTATTGATAGTCAGTAGCTTACGTATGCACTCGTGAATTCCATCTAGTAACTTGGTATATATTGATAATAACAGTAACGTCTGTATATATTCTCTATCAACAATAGCTTTGGTCTGTGAGCTTCATATAACAGGAAACGTGACCCGTTTTTACACGGACGTTAATTCGCAATCGTCGCATTTGAACTGCAGTATTGCGTGGAAACTGCGCTTAATGtggttatattttgttatacaaaATGCGTCGATCATTAGATATAACTGGACACGGCCTACCAGAGATAATTCACACTTTACGTTTGAAATTAGAAGGCCTATTATACCTTTAGTAGGCCCTGCACTGGAGGAACGGTTAAAAGTATAGTCAGTAATACCAAACATATTGAAGTTGAAATGTGTCACCTCTTCTATATTATCTAACATATTATATT of Ciona intestinalis unplaced genomic scaffold, KH HT000059.2, whole genome shotgun sequence contains these proteins:
- the LOC100177129 gene encoding elongation factor 1-alpha, oocyte form, with product MVKEKLHINIVVIGHVDSGKSTTTGHLIYKCGGIDKRAIEKFEKEALEMGKGSFKYAWVLDKLKAERERGITIDIALWKFETIRYYITVIDAPGHRDFIKNMITGTSQADCAILIVAASTGEFEAGVSKNGQTREHALLAYTLGVKQLIVAVNKIDNTEPPYSEDRFTEISKEVSDYVKKVGYNPKAVPILPVSGFHGDNMLEKSENMPWFKGWKKTLKENNSVINQSGVTLFEALDAIRPPLRPIGKPLRLPLQDVYKISGIGTVPVGRVETGVLKPGMVVTFAPNNITTEVKSVEMHHEELKEALPGDNVGFNVKNVSVKDIKRGMVVGNSKTDPPLAASNFLAQAIVLNHPSEIHVGYAPVLDCHTAHVACKFSELKQKIDRRSGKVLEENPKMVKTGDAAMIVLTPSKPMCVEAFVDYPPLGRFAVRDMRQTVAVGVIKSVNKAQPSAGKVTKSAQKAVKKK